TCAACACAactaaaattgacaaaaaacccaaaactgcCAACAATAGTTCACATAAACCAACATACTCTTACATAGAAATCGAAGTATATATGTAACAAAAGACAGAAACTTGGGTGTACCCACCAGATttggagaaggaaagaaaagagaaatcatCATCCTcagtggaggtggaggtggaggcaGGAACCCTAGAAGAAGTAGAAGTAGAAGTAAGAGGAAGTGGGTTTGGTCTCTTGAGGTTGAGACTGTTGAGAAAGGTGGTTTTGGAGGAGCTGTTTATGGAGGATGGGGATACTGATATTCCCAACGGTATGGTCCGCATTTCTTGGACTCTGTGTTTTGTGTCTCTCTCCCTATCAGGAATCGcagattctttctttttgggtgtTTGTTTCAGTTATGAGACTTCTGAGGGGCACCACTGTGTTGTTGACGCCAAAATTAACCAAGTTACCTAACCTTCACTCCACACGTGTGCTGTGTGGGAATTGAATCTCTGCTTCTTTCATTTCACTTCGgttaaaagttaaaacccatgtttttttttacttcgTTTTGTTAAACGGATAAAATCCATGTTCTGTGGTGTAAGTTTAAGCCTGTAAATGGTGAAGATATTGTTGTGTCATAAGAATGTTTGTAGGTTTCACATGCAAATCTTGGATGCGTACAGGTAATGTCTGTACTCAGACAAAAAAAACAGGTAATGTCTGTACGGAAACCAAAGGTTTTAATAGCATTTGGATGATTGTGTATTTGGAGCGTCATGGAATTCACCATCTCTTTGCCACCAACTATATTAAAAACCCATAccattcaataaataaataaacttgtGTGGCTGTTTATacataattcattttctttacttGAATCTGAAAGTTCCTGTGTAATTGGAAGTAAAAGTTGTAAGTTACATTCCTGGGGTATGAGATTCAACGGACCTAAAAGTTAACAGGAAGGTTACTTAAAAATGCAAAGGTGTGGGGGGACGTGGACTTGCCGAACTGTGAACACCAAGGAGGAAGCTTAGAAAGAACTCTGTCAACTTTAGGAGTTACTATGTCCATATCAGTTCTTAACTTTAGAAGGGGAGTGccctcctctctcttcccttCCACCTTGTGATCCAACCGAGTAGAGTTTTTCATCCAGAAGAGTGTCAGATCGAACCTCGTCGGTGCATTCTTTCCCCCGGAAAACTGCATAATGTGCCACCCATCTACACTGCTCATGTCACCAACCAAAACCAATTCCTCTGAGCTTCCTGCATCTGCGGTTATAAAAACTTGAGAGAGCTAAAACAAGAGGGAAGTGTAAAACTAAGTGGTACAAAACTGAACTCCTCAGATTAGCACTCCATTACAAACACGAGTATCAAAATTGTGAGataaaataatgtaccttTGAATGTGAAATCTTCTATTTCATCAGCATTGATAGCAAGAGTCCATCGTGTTGAACCTTTTGTATCAATTAAAACTCGTGTTATTCTTTCATCACCATGAGTATCACTATCAACGTGCATTGTGGGAACATCTGATTCACTCCACCCATTGTCAGTGTCATCAAAGGTCCAGCAACTGTATTTGACTGAAAATGTTACCAGATCAACAACTTTATCTCTACCGCATCTGAAACCTTCATTGATTTGCTCAACCTCCTTTGTCAATTTCCCAGGAgtagaagaaaacagagacaCATAGGATCTAGGATCTTGTTTTTCATCGAAGCTTCTTGTCATATCTACAACATGAACAACCTGAGAACAATAAagtatttataaatgaatggTTGCACAGACATAAACTCACATACCCAGGGTAATCGCTGGAAGGCTCCAACACCCTAAAATATGTTGTGTAATCAAACCAGCAGTATCGACCTCATTTTTCAATTTAGGAGCTATTTAATGACAATCAAAACCACTAAAATTGTCTTCACtgaaaacaaccaaaatcaCTAAAACTGTGTTCATTGAAAAGTATATTGCCTTACCCGACAACTGTGTTAGTTTTCTGTTATTAAAACCCATTGTGAAAAGTTTATTTGCATTGGTCATGCATTTTTCGTTTTCTACAAACTCTGACGATGAAAGCCTCAGctcaatatattttaatctaTGAatcttaatttcttttaaaaagagaCAGAGACTTTGTTAGAACGGAGTCATATCCAATTAACAGGACGAACAAAATAATCCCAACTAGACTTTTTCATTAACATCATGAGTTACACAGAGGAAAACAGCTTTATGAGCTAGGTAGTAACAGAAACATACATTTACAGCTCTGGATGTGTCTTTGGTAAATGGTGGAATGATACCCAATGATACAACAGCAAGTGAGAGGCCAAACAGCAAGCAAGTTGAAAGCACAATCGATTTCTTGGCACCTAGAGAGAAATTGCGACGAATACTagttaatttaaatataaaacaagGCGGTGAATTTATCTCCTCAAaagtaattcaatatatatggCACTATACACTTGACTCGAGAGCTCAACTAAACTGTAAAAACCCAACAtatttaattcaatatattgCACCATCCACTTGAGAGTTCAACTACAATGTAAAAGGAGATAAACAGAAACCTGGAAGATGAATATATGAAAGGAGATAGACCAAAGTTAGGCACATGACAGCAGCAACATAAGTGGCAACTATAACATTCCCCAGCCAGTCAGGAGTGCCACCGGGGTTCCTGTAAGCAAATACAAGGAAGGTACATAGTTACTTTTCCAAATGTATGGAGAACTAAGCAAAAACACTTCAATTTTCAAAGTTGGTATGGAGAGATCACActgaggaaaaacaaaaactgaggATGTCATCTGGCTGAATGTGCAAAAACCTACAAAGAATTGCTTACACAAACAGACCATGGAATTCCATCATACACAAGGTATCCGATGACACCATGAGTTGTTGCTCGGCAGGCTTTCATAAAAACCATTGTTTCATTTCCAAATATATCTCAAGTGGCATGGACTGTAAAATTGTCCAAAAATACTTCTCACAAACATGACTTCGAATAAATCCACTTCTTAAGAGTTATATCATGCTTGTGGATTACTAGAGAATCACAAAATTTACCTGTCAAGTCGAACCACAGTCCCAATTATTGTTCCAGCCAGGCGAATAAATCCGCCAGCAGAAATTAATATTGGTACAGCTAATCCTATCAGCAGGGTTGCAAGTTTGAGTGGCTTGGGAAATCGAGCTGGAGTCAGAGTCGCTTCAAGAAAGCCATCTGAATAGTAGTGTACAAAATTAGTTGAAAGCAAATCCTAAACTAACAAACATGCTTCTCGTCAAACGCATGGTTAAATCGAATATGGGTCAAGCTAAGATGGCAGTAAATATAAACTCACAAGCGAATGCTGGTggaaccaaccaaaaaagagCCAAATAAGACGATCCAATTTTGTAATAGGTTCCCAAAATGAGGAGAATGAGCCACTGAAGAGATCCAGATTTATAGAGCCATCTTTCAGCCTCTGATTTAATCAAATCAGCTTGAATAACAGGTGAGATCTGTTTCTTCTTGGTGTATACATTTGACAAATGCGTGTGCAGAATAAGATAACCCAAATATTGACCAGTTAATGCCCCAAGAAGAGCAGGAGCGGCAAATAACCCGACTACCAGCCATGGGTTCGCAACATATGGCACTGGTGAAGAAGATATTAGGGGTATAATGAAAGCAGCAAGAACAGAGAAACTCAATGCGAATATCCACATAAGGATAACACTAAAACATGACAaggccaatgaaattgcagCAGGATAACCACCCATAAGCAATGATGTAGTCCATATTAGAAGTGATTGAGCTATCACTGACTTATGAAGCATATTTGCAAAGTGTTGACGATAGACGACCATATATGTCCCCTGGGATTTCCACAAGCAAGGGTTAGAATCACATTGCAAACTTGAACTATTAAGGTCTCAGGAGGCCGCATgattaaaaccaaaaccatctaagcaaagaaacaaagaaaaagaaagtaaggAAAATACCAAAATGTCAAAATATACAGCAGTGCTCTGGCCCTTATTATCCTCTTCTACCATTGTATTGACTTTTGGAAGATGAGAGGATGCAGCAATCTTAAGCAGAAAAGCAAGCATATTTTCTCCAAGATGTTGAAGAGATCCTAATTTAAGAAGCTCTAATTTGTCATTCTGcaagataagaaaaatatagagaGTAAACAATGAATTCAACTTGGAAAACCAACTTAAGTCCCAGTGCCTTTCCCCATTGGCAGGTTGTTAGTTGGTGTCCATTTTTGCAAGCAATACTCTTGGTTaacattaataattaaatagatGGAACCTTAAAGCCATTCCCGTCTTCAAAAGCATATAAAGCTACGTGTAGGACAGTGGGCTAAGCACTAACTAACGTACTAATTCCTTACTGTAAATCTCACACCGCTAATGAGAATAGACTTGGGATCtgctttttaaaatatgaaatgcaAAAAGAACTTTTCCAGATATTCCAAAAAAAAGGGGCAAAAGGGAAGATAAATATAACCTTTGTATGGTATACTGCAGTATTATCAGCATAAGCGAAGTCAAGCCCTGAAAGACCAGCAACCTCTCTGTATACTTGGAAATCTGTTGCAGATTTTATGGCtccagaagaaaatatatcctGCAGCACCGAGATTTGAGTATTTTTCCCAAGTACATACACATAAAAACTAtatcaaaaatatcaaaaaaaataattacaaacCTGTGCTATAATTTGGCCAGATGGGTATTTTGCTACTGCGGCAAAAGTCTCGATAGGCCAAGGATCAGGACCAGCCTATCAAATGAAGGAATATTCATAAGGGAAAAATTAAGCTTAAACACATTTTGATATGTAGACTCACTtcaaaagaataagaagagaTAGATTTAAAGTAAAAAGATCACATCAGTCATTTACAATACTTCTTTGAAAGTAGACTACGCTATAAACTCCTAGTAATAGGACAACCACAAGTGAACGATCTGATCAATTTCATAACATGATGCAGAAGCACTTTGAAATTTACACTGCATGACAAATGTTAGACGCAGCCTAACACGGTTATAGGTAATTGTGTTTAAATTGCCAATACCAAGGCACTTGCTGACATCGAAATTGGAAAACAAGTTTAAGTTACAAGTCCTTTCTATTAggttctcagatatatggACGGCACAAATCAACAAAAGAACCCAACTTTGACACGGtgataatataattttatatgtataatGTCATGAAACTAGAAAAAATAGCAATTTCATCATGTCCTACAGTTTGTGGAACTAGAAAAATCTGACACCTTAACACGCCCCACCTGACACAGTTTCTATGGAGGTCATTTACCTAGAATATACAGTATCAAGCACATAAATCATGTCTCATAGGACATGTAAAATTGCAACAATAAGTGAATTCTCATTACAAACCTTACCTGAAATATGCCAGACTTCCCTCCAATACCCATGGCCTCCAAATCAATAGCCAGACGAATCGATTTACTCCATGGATGCTGCACCAATAAAGTCAGAAAGAAATGTGTAAGAGataagttttaaaaaatacaattttccAGAACAGACGGAGATACAACATATTTACACAGAGTAAAACTGCTtactgaaaatatatatatatatgcttactGAACTTTATAATTTAGATCTTCTGTATCTTAGAAACTGATGCATGAACTAAACAACTTTTTCACTGTGTGCTTGTCTGTTTCTGTGTTTCTTAGAATACAAGTAGATAATCAATTTTAATCATTCAAAGAGAGATTTAAGTCTCGCAAATGactaaatttcaaaatcaaacaacATTAGGCATCTTACACTAGAAAATGGAATAGAATGATTGTATAACCTCATCATATAAAGTATTTGGCTATAGCATAGAACAACCCCGCTCGGCTGCTGAagctgtgagagagagagagagcgagagagagggagagagagtccATATTTACCTGAGTTATAAAGCTATGAGCACCATTTAGACCCTCCTCCTCCCCagtattaaacaaaaatataacagCATGCTTAAATCCATGAGCCCACTGGGAAATTCCACGAGCAAGTTCCAACATGACAGCTACACAAGAACTGCAATCTCCAGCCCCTCCCCTGAAACGTGTATGGTAATTTCCTCCGAGTGTCAAATAAAGACTCTAAGACTTGTTATTGTGGGAGCTTAAAGGGTATGCCATCAAATTCAGCTAGTGAAAGTACGCTCAAAGGCCATGACTTGAACCTAAAACTTACAACCTATATTGACTTGAAAATCCAACAAACCATGTAGTTCTTATTCACACAATTTGCCAACATGGTATTTCAGCTAGCAACAAAGTTCATCACTTTGATAcggaaaaaccaaaaaagcaATGTAATTTGAGATTCAATAAGATGAAGAAAGCATACGTTGAGAAGACAGTGTCAATGTGAGAAGATACCAGAATGGCATTATCTACTGCTTCCGGTGCATACTTTGGCAAAATTCTTATAATTATGTGATTTAGATCCGAATAAACAAGTGTTCTGCCCTTAAACAAGCCACCAGCCATACGATTTGCTCCTGATTTGGCAGTGAACGAGTCCACTTCGACATCAACCTCCCAGTGAGCAGTTTTCTTGATCTTCTCAGCTTCTGCCAAAACATACTGTGGTGAAAACCCATGTTAAACCCAAGAttgatttttttcacaacaattcaataatTATGGGATTCATGAGGCAATAAGAACTAAGAACCTGGAGAGCTAGATGAAGAGCATCAGAGCCAACAGAGTGAGGACCCAATTGGGTCAAGGCCTTGACGTGTTCCAGTGCAGAAAACTCAGAAAAGCCTCTCTTTCCTGCCTGCTCAGCTGTCAGAGGCGCAGGCAGGCTCTCGAACTGGTAATGAAAAACACTCCAAGAGCCGTAGGCGATGGCCAAGAACAAGGTGAGCCAAACAAAGGGTGATCTCTGAGGCCTCTGTGCAACCCATGAAGGGGCAATTGGTTCTTCACTCACTTCTGGTTTGGTGGTCGCTGCTGACGTGCTCTGGGGCCTCCGTCGCATTGTGAACTCTCGTCCAAATATCTAGAATTTTTGTGATTGAAACTTTTGAATGCGTTCTATGCTCTACTCGGTACTCTGTATAAATCTAAAAGTCAGCTATCCTTTTTTTATTCGAACGTGACACTCTTTAAGTGGACCGTATTTTAATCCTTATAAGATCAGAATTCGATGTAATTAATTAGTGAAATATGAACTATGATatcaatttcataatttgattAAGATTTGTATTCTATGATTTttaactatatttttcttttcaatccaATCCCTCATCAATTTAATTACTCCTCACCTAATTACGAATTAATAAATATGTGTCAATATGCTTTTTATAAGAGTAATAAAGAATAGGGAGAATGGAGCACTCATCTCCTCAGTTGCATATTTTAGTTAAAACAAGAAACTCTtaattgacttttttttttttaaatttaaattaactCCTATTTCTCCTGCAATTCCTTGCTCGAAGAAAGTAAAAGTTATTACAAGGTAAAGTTAATTTGATTGGATGATAAtgacatgattttttttgtatagtTTTATACATACTATAGGCTTTGATGGgtgttgtttaaaaaaatgatgcaTTCCTTATGAACTTACATATTAGTGGACGTTTGTTTATACaattaaaagtaaataattttataccGATCTAATTTATAGGGAGGAGATTCAAACTTGAGTGCCTAGTCTATAATTGATATTGACTACATTTTAATCGTGTCTAGGTCTATAAAGGGAcaaacttttaatttaatgGTAATTGGATATTAATTGATATGTTGAATATATCCAAATATAGGACTGCTAGGTTAGGAACTTCCTCTTTAGGACTGCTTCTACAGAATAAGcacttttatttatgttttttgaaATTGGTATTAAAAATACAAGTGATTTCTAGAAATTGATTCATAAATGTGcttctctaaaaaaaaaagcactttTATAGCCAAAGCAATTGAAAGGAAAAACACTCTCTTTCATTTGTCAAATAGCTTTAAACCCTTCCACAAGCAAGCAGAGAAAACAAGACGCAGAAAAAGGAGGACGCTTGTAAACCCTGTCGTCTCTGCGTCCTGTCTGAAACCGTAAAGGAGTGAGCCTTGGCTACTCTGAAGACTGAACAATTAAAAGCAAAATATGGTGAACGCCACTTGCCCTTCTGTGCACCCAGTAGAAGCGCCACCGCCGCAGACCCATGGAGAGCCCCAAAACCCGATGCCTGAGGGAAGAATGAACGACATACCGGGCATGCCGGGGACACGTGGAGGCCTGACCTTGCGCCTCAACCAGTTCGTCTTCGCACTCGTCGCCGGCTGCGTCATGGCTTCCACCCATGCAACCTCCAGATACACCACCTTGCGGTATCTATCGATCTCTCTGGTTCTATTCGATTttaaatatgtaatttttacTGGGTTCTCCTGCTTCTGTCATATGATGCATTGATTTTGCTCCTGCCATGGATTTTCCTTGTTTTGCTTCATTGGATTTGTTGTGATCTTCTTTGGTTTGCTGCTTTTGGAGTGTGGGATTTCTGCCAAATGCTAAATTGCTTGTTGTTGTGGATTTAATGCATTACGTTCgtttttacaaatattaaaGTCGGTAACTTTTTTCCTGAGAGAAGGGTGATTTACAGTTCAATCAAACACACCACAACTCCTGTCAAAACGCTTTGATtcatgaaaagaaagaaaagaggaattgGTATACATTAATTCTCTGTTATGTCTAATGTTTTTGAAGCCACCAGTTACTTTAATTACACTTTTTTCTGCCGCTGAAAATATCTTCATGATGCCCGGAGAAGTAATATTATGCTGTTTTAGTTCTAAATGGGGAGTGGAATCACTTGATTCTCTGTTCTCTGTTTTCGTAGCGTAACATGTCCATGGTTGGTGTTTGGTGTTTCAGCTACTTTGTTAATGCTGTCAGCTGGCAATGCTTATGGAGCCTTTCTCTTGCTTTCGTTGATTTATATGCCATTTTAGTGAAGCGCAGATTGCGAAATCCCAAAGTTGTCAGCGTGTTTGCCGTTGGTGATGGGGTAAGAAACAGTTCCTTCGGAGTTTTAACAAATTAAGCTCCTATTATGAAAAGGAGAGGAAGCCATGGTTGAGTGACTTATGAAACCATGGAAATTTTCTGACACTCACTACTGTAATCTTGTCTTGTCTCtgcttttttttcaaattatattCGATGCTTTATATATTGGAATTGGATAATGGAAATCATTTGCATCCAAATGGAAGTTAGGGACTATTTTTAGTCGTCTATGGTCGTGTTATCTAGTATAGAAGAAAGTCAAAATATACTTTTCGTTTTAAAATGCAGGCTTCACCAGCTTCTGCATCAAATTGAATGGAACTAGTTAAGTTATTTTCCAGGCATCAAAAGTCTTTGTGCATGGATATAGATGTTCAATTATGGTTTTTCAGGTCACTAGTTGTGCATCTGGGAGGCACCTTGTAGAAGAACTAAATTTCTGATGGTATGATTCAAAGGTCCGTTGAATGTGAGAGAGGGATACTATTTGATAGCCTTTCTCACTAATTATCATTTGTAAACCTAGCGTTACTTCTGAGAATTGATATCGTAGTTTCGAATGGATGACGAGTTTAATGGGGTCAACTCCCTTTGTTTGGGATAGGTAAGAGGGAAATGATTTCCATGTTCTTTCTTTCGGCCTTGAAATGATCTCTCTGGTCAGAAGGGGCCATATAGCTATGGCTTTAGGAACTATTGAGCCAACGACAAATGCATGGGCACATGCTGTTTGCATAATTGTATCAACTCATTTCTTACATTTTCTTAATCCTAACTGCAGATCAGTTCCACAATCACATTTGCCGCAGCTTCTGCAGCTGCTGGTATCTCAGTCCTCGACAGCAATGATTTTCACTCTTGTGTACGTGATCGTTGCACAAGGTATCAGGCATCTGTAACTATGGCCTTTCTGAGTTGGTTTGCTGTTTCATCATCATTTGTTCTGAATTTCTGGACGTTGGCATCCAAGTCAAGTCATTGAAGGTTCAAGGGGATTTTTCCCATTAGGTTTTTGGCAGAATTTCTTAAGGTGGTTTTTGGCTGTTTCATCTTTTGTATACGCATGATAGATTTTCCATATGGAATTATATCTTTTGCACACCATAATTAGTTTAACATACATGACTCCGCTGAACCTATTGCTTTTTAAGTTATTTCAGATCAAATTTAATACAGAAGAATGTCAAGCTTGTTTACATAGTGTCAAGCTTTTCAAGAAGACTATGAACCTAACCGAGTCATGTACCACCTAAGACAATCAAGTTATAAACGATTTTTCAACACGAACATGACATGATTATTGTATGCGTAACGTTACATGATAAGTATAATCTATTTATTAATCAGACAAGTACAATCTATTCGTTAATCAGATTGAATTGGTGATGATTGGGTTTAACATGAATAACTTGTTTACAACCCAACACGATTAACTGTAAAGAATAATATGCCAGCCCTACAATAAAATCATGTTTTTAGTATTTCTTTTAATTGTAAAGAATaaactgtttttttaaaaaaaaaaaattatgtcgATAAAGAATACACAGTTGTTCCATCATAAAAATGGGATGATTCACTATAAACAAATAATGATGAtagaagaatataaaaaaataataaaaaaatagaagtgttttttatttgtcatTGCATTGCAGCCCTTGGCCatgattgaaatttgaaggGAGGGAAGTTGAAGGtggattcttcttcttcttttttttaaggataaatttagttttaaaaattacaaaaatattagacaataaaaaattaacacgaaaaataaaataaaaatagggaCATAATAAAGTGTAGTCTTTTGGGCTTTACCACTCCCACAGTTTCCAGCTTCAGAAATCTTCTTCAAGTCCCTCGCAGAAACTGAACAATTGAGACCAGAAGTCCCTCGAAGAAACTGAGCAAGGTATAatcttttttccttgaatGCCCTTAATCCCTCTCTGTTCGATTTGGGTTCGTTTACTGGAGCGAGATCTCGACCACTGTAACGTCGACGTTTCATAAGCACTGGGCTGGTGGTGTAGAAGTTTCTTACGATTCTGAGAGATGGGAATTCTAGATTGAGTGGCTTTGAGGTGATTGAACTGTCGAAGAGACTTCCAATTGCATATATTTTGCCAAATCGATTTGATGATAAAGATATTGATTGAATCTTGGTTGTATAAATCAGCTTCACTTGGCTTAGCTTACTTAGGTGATTGTACTGAAATCTAGGGCTCCGGGAAGTACACATGTTGTTTCTCATTACGAAAATTGATCTCCAGTCTATAATTGTAAGACGAATGCATGAAAAGGCTAATTGGTTtatacccccaaaaaaaaaaattaactgcCAGTAAGTTCATAAATGTCATGAGGGAGTGTTTCTAGAGATGGTAAACAtgattttgtgtgttgttgtAGGGTGTTAGTGCATTTTTTCAAACAATTCTTTTTTACCAAGGCAAATATGAAGCGTGCCTAATGCCCATCAGCCATCACTAATATCTTCAATTAAGGGCGCTTTTCCTATTTTGAAACTTAGAGCATTGCCTGGTTTACTCACATTTACATTTGGTTTGCTTGTGACTATCAGAAACCAAACAGGGATCAAACAGGGAAGCCATGTCTGGCCTCCCTCGGTCCTCCAGTGCTCCGCTGAAGAACGGTCTTCCTCCCCAAGAACTACTCGACGACCTCTGCAGGTGTGCAAGAATACATTCTCTTTTCCTATTTAGTTATTGTCTTCctgttctcttctctctttgttgTGCTGAATCATAGGTCGAATAAGTGATTATAAGCTGATTTTTGAAAGTATGTGGACTGTGTAATTTTTAATGCAATaagattttcatttatatatctctatttcattttgttaatACAAGATCTATTATCAAATCACCAATTTCTTCCTCTCTGCCTCCTGTTGCTTACAATTTATCCTTGTTATTCTGACTCCATTTGATATGGATCTGAATTTTTCTCTACCAATTTCCTTGCAGTCGGTTTGTTCTCAATGTTCCAAAAGAAGACCTGCAATCATTTGAGAGGATTTTATTTCTCGTGGAGTATGCTCATTGGTTTTATGAGGACAACTCAGTGGAGAAAAATCCATCGCTGAAGTCATTTAACTTGAAGGAATTCACTTCCTTATGTATCCTGT
Above is a window of Prunus persica cultivar Lovell chromosome G2, Prunus_persica_NCBIv2, whole genome shotgun sequence DNA encoding:
- the LOC18785316 gene encoding endoplasmic reticulum metallopeptidase 1 isoform X1, whose product is MRRRPQSTSAATTKPEVSEEPIAPSWVAQRPQRSPFVWLTLFLAIAYGSWSVFHYQFESLPAPLTAEQAGKRGFSEFSALEHVKALTQLGPHSVGSDALHLALQYVLAEAEKIKKTAHWEVDVEVDSFTAKSGANRMAGGLFKGRTLVYSDLNHIIIRILPKYAPEAVDNAILVSSHIDTVFSTGGAGDCSSCVAVMLELARGISQWAHGFKHAVIFLFNTGEEEGLNGAHSFITQHPWSKSIRLAIDLEAMGIGGKSGIFQAGPDPWPIETFAAVAKYPSGQIIAQDIFSSGAIKSATDFQVYREVAGLSGLDFAYADNTAVYHTKNDKLELLKLGSLQHLGENMLAFLLKIAASSHLPKVNTMVEEDNKGQSTAVYFDILGTYMVVYRQHFANMLHKSVIAQSLLIWTTSLLMGGYPAAISLALSCFSVILMWIFALSFSVLAAFIIPLISSSPVPYVANPWLVVGLFAAPALLGALTGQYLGYLILHTHLSNVYTKKKQISPVIQADLIKSEAERWLYKSGSLQWLILLILGTYYKIGSSYLALFWLVPPAFAYGFLEATLTPARFPKPLKLATLLIGLAVPILISAGGFIRLAGTIIGTVVRLDRNPGGTPDWLGNVIVATYVAAVMCLTLVYLLSYIHLPGAKKSIVLSTCLLFGLSLAVVSLGIIPPFTKDTSRAVNVVHVVDMTRSFDEKQDPRSYVSLFSSTPGKLTKEVEQINEGFRCGRDKVVDLVTFSVKYSCWTFDDTDNGWSESDVPTMHVDSDTHGDERITRVLIDTKGSTRWTLAINADEIEDFTFKDAGSSEELVLVGDMSSVDGWHIMQFSGGKNAPTRFDLTLFWMKNSTRLDHKVEGKREEGTPLLKLRTDMDIVTPKVDRVLSKLPPWCSQFGKSTSPHTFAFLSNLPVNF
- the LOC18786814 gene encoding CASP-like protein 5A1 encodes the protein MVNATCPSVHPVEAPPPQTHGEPQNPMPEGRMNDIPGMPGTRGGLTLRLNQFVFALVAGCVMASTHATSRYTTLRYFVNAVSWQCLWSLSLAFVDLYAILVKRRLRNPKVVSVFAVGDGISSTITFAAASAAAGISVLDSNDFHSCVRDRCTRYQASVTMAFLSWFAVSSSFVLNFWTLASKSSH
- the LOC18785316 gene encoding endoplasmic reticulum metallopeptidase 1 isoform X2; protein product: MAGGLFKGRTLVYSDLNHIIIRILPKYAPEAVDNAILVSSHIDTVFSTGGAGDCSSCVAVMLELARGISQWAHGFKHAVIFLFNTGEEEGLNGAHSFITQHPWSKSIRLAIDLEAMGIGGKSGIFQAGPDPWPIETFAAVAKYPSGQIIAQDIFSSGAIKSATDFQVYREVAGLSGLDFAYADNTAVYHTKNDKLELLKLGSLQHLGENMLAFLLKIAASSHLPKVNTMVEEDNKGQSTAVYFDILGTYMVVYRQHFANMLHKSVIAQSLLIWTTSLLMGGYPAAISLALSCFSVILMWIFALSFSVLAAFIIPLISSSPVPYVANPWLVVGLFAAPALLGALTGQYLGYLILHTHLSNVYTKKKQISPVIQADLIKSEAERWLYKSGSLQWLILLILGTYYKIGSSYLALFWLVPPAFAYGFLEATLTPARFPKPLKLATLLIGLAVPILISAGGFIRLAGTIIGTVVRLDRNPGGTPDWLGNVIVATYVAAVMCLTLVYLLSYIHLPGAKKSIVLSTCLLFGLSLAVVSLGIIPPFTKDTSRAVNVVHVVDMTRSFDEKQDPRSYVSLFSSTPGKLTKEVEQINEGFRCGRDKVVDLVTFSVKYSCWTFDDTDNGWSESDVPTMHVDSDTHGDERITRVLIDTKGSTRWTLAINADEIEDFTFKDAGSSEELVLVGDMSSVDGWHIMQFSGGKNAPTRFDLTLFWMKNSTRLDHKVEGKREEGTPLLKLRTDMDIVTPKVDRVLSKLPPWCSQFGKSTSPHTFAFLSNLPVNF